In Paeniglutamicibacter kerguelensis, one genomic interval encodes:
- a CDS encoding phosphotransferase yields the protein MTEIKNRWSEREQLDFFGSAEFAGMLVELVRPLGLDDARVTVVELHHRPGAGVSGVFEASTDDAVLYLGATAENLEPVPDGVVTLSSPKGRIEVWLHPADPRLPGLALATTPESVQLHWGNGRNLVDLRTLAYRPLRRAVLRATFDDDREVFLKVLRKDGDTLFRKHELLGEAGISVPKPLGPPLKDVLAFEKVQGVSMAEDLMHGDAIPLRPEAVLELLDALPSGLMDVPARPAWSDRLGWYGHAALTTLPEEAQRIGGLVQRLGRILESSDRGYLVPSHGDFYEANIFVEHGRVTGLLDIDSAGPGYLVDDLACFLGHLLVLPSLDDRYDRVPEYFETYAAAFARELESRGVGADGLFARAACVVLSLVAGARDEQDPQWRRGALERLELVERLLLRAP from the coding sequence ATGACTGAAATCAAAAACCGGTGGAGCGAACGCGAGCAGCTGGATTTCTTCGGATCCGCTGAGTTTGCCGGAATGCTCGTCGAATTGGTGCGCCCGCTCGGTCTGGATGACGCGAGGGTCACCGTCGTCGAGCTGCACCACCGCCCGGGCGCGGGCGTTTCGGGGGTCTTCGAAGCCTCGACGGATGATGCAGTCCTGTACCTGGGGGCAACGGCGGAAAACCTCGAGCCGGTTCCCGACGGGGTAGTGACGCTGTCCAGTCCCAAGGGACGGATCGAGGTGTGGCTTCATCCGGCTGACCCGCGGCTTCCGGGGCTCGCCCTGGCCACGACGCCGGAATCCGTGCAGCTGCATTGGGGTAACGGAAGGAACCTTGTAGACCTGCGGACCCTGGCTTACAGGCCATTGCGCCGTGCGGTCCTCAGGGCCACTTTTGACGACGACCGGGAAGTCTTCCTCAAGGTGCTGCGCAAGGACGGCGACACGCTTTTCCGAAAGCACGAACTGTTGGGCGAGGCTGGAATATCCGTGCCGAAGCCGTTGGGACCGCCGCTGAAGGATGTCTTGGCTTTTGAAAAGGTCCAGGGCGTTTCCATGGCCGAAGACCTCATGCACGGCGATGCCATTCCGTTGCGGCCCGAGGCGGTCCTGGAGTTGCTGGATGCGCTTCCCTCCGGACTCATGGATGTCCCGGCGCGGCCGGCCTGGTCCGACAGGTTGGGGTGGTACGGGCATGCCGCCCTGACCACGTTGCCGGAAGAAGCTCAAAGGATTGGAGGACTGGTGCAACGCTTGGGCAGGATTTTGGAGAGCTCCGATCGTGGCTACCTGGTGCCCAGTCACGGTGACTTCTATGAGGCGAATATTTTCGTTGAACACGGACGCGTCACCGGGTTGCTGGACATAGATTCGGCCGGTCCCGGTTACCTCGTCGATGACCTGGCCTGTTTTCTCGGGCACCTTCTTGTCCTGCCGTCCCTGGACGATCGATACGACCGGGTGCCGGAGTACTTCGAAACCTATGCTGCGGCATTTGCCAGGGAACTGGAATCCAGGGGCGTCGGCGCTGACGGGCTGTTTGCCCGCGCCGCCTGTGTTGTCCTGTCGTTGGTGGCCGGAGCCCGCGACGAACAAGACCCCCAGTGGCGCCGAGGCGCCCTGGAGAGGCTCGAGCTGGTGGAGAGGCTGCTCCTCAGGGCCCCCTGA
- the paaZ gene encoding phenylacetic acid degradation bifunctional protein PaaZ yields the protein MTTTPMAPLVPSFVQNAWWTPSDPAAGTPVLDANTGEQLATVDSNGLDLAAMVDYARTVGQRELGKLTLHERALKLKELAQFLNGRREELYEMSFRTGATKIDSMVDIDGGIGVLFTFSSKGRRELPNSNVILDGPMEVLSRDGSFAGEHIYTRIPGVAAQINAFNFPVWGMLEKFAPAFIAGVPTIAKPATPTGYVAEGMVRLMVESGILPEGSIQLISGSARTLLDVLDYRDMLSFTGSASTASSLKAHTNVIDGGVRFTAETDSLNAAILGPDAVAGTPEFDAFVKSVVTEMTVKAGQKCTAIRRTIVPAALVDDVVKAVGERIEQRVVIGDPRAEGVTMGALASLEQLRDVRAAVEAMVAAGGEIAYGTLDAPVVRTAEGEQKHVDAGAFMSPLLLTWDDVNNEAVHSLEAFGPVSSVIGYTDLDDAIRLAAMGSGSLVATVCTNDPETARTLSVGIASHHGRVHMLNRETARSSTGHGSPVPHLVHGGPGRAGGGEELGGIRSVKHHMQRTAIQGSPNMLTAVTGIWHTGADRVIAGAEEFGAVEGAIHPFRKSLAELRIGDAFASPLREVTLEEITAFAKETGDTFYAHTDAAAAEANPFFPGIVAHGYLLVSWAAGLFVQPAPGPVLANYGLENLRFITPVPAGDSIRVTLTAKKITPRVTDEYGEVAWDAVINNQAGEIVATYDVLTLVEKENTTYANWA from the coding sequence ATGACGACAACTCCCATGGCTCCACTTGTTCCCAGCTTCGTCCAAAACGCCTGGTGGACTCCGTCCGATCCGGCCGCCGGCACCCCCGTGCTCGACGCAAACACCGGCGAACAGCTGGCCACGGTTGATTCCAACGGCCTGGATTTGGCCGCAATGGTCGACTACGCCCGCACCGTCGGCCAGCGCGAGCTGGGCAAGCTGACCCTGCACGAGCGCGCCCTGAAGCTGAAGGAACTTGCGCAGTTCCTCAACGGCCGCCGCGAAGAACTCTACGAGATGTCCTTCCGCACCGGTGCCACCAAGATCGACTCCATGGTGGACATCGACGGCGGCATCGGCGTGCTGTTCACCTTCTCCTCCAAGGGCCGGCGCGAACTGCCGAACTCCAACGTCATCCTCGACGGGCCCATGGAGGTCCTCTCCCGCGACGGTTCCTTCGCCGGCGAGCATATCTACACCCGCATCCCGGGCGTTGCCGCCCAGATCAACGCGTTCAACTTCCCCGTCTGGGGCATGCTTGAGAAGTTCGCGCCGGCCTTCATCGCCGGCGTGCCGACCATCGCCAAGCCGGCCACCCCCACCGGGTACGTCGCCGAGGGCATGGTCCGCCTGATGGTCGAATCCGGAATCCTGCCCGAGGGTTCCATCCAGCTGATTTCCGGTTCCGCACGCACCCTGCTGGACGTGCTTGACTACCGAGACATGCTTTCCTTCACCGGTTCGGCGTCCACCGCATCCTCGCTGAAGGCCCACACCAACGTCATCGACGGGGGAGTGCGCTTCACCGCCGAAACCGACTCCCTCAACGCCGCGATCCTCGGCCCCGACGCGGTCGCCGGCACCCCCGAGTTCGACGCCTTCGTCAAGTCCGTTGTCACCGAGATGACGGTCAAGGCGGGACAGAAGTGCACCGCCATCCGCCGCACCATCGTGCCCGCCGCCCTCGTCGATGACGTTGTCAAGGCGGTGGGCGAGCGCATCGAACAGCGCGTTGTCATCGGCGACCCCCGCGCAGAGGGCGTCACCATGGGCGCGCTTGCGTCCCTGGAGCAATTGCGCGACGTGCGTGCGGCTGTCGAGGCCATGGTTGCCGCCGGCGGCGAAATCGCCTACGGCACCCTGGACGCACCGGTGGTCCGCACCGCCGAGGGCGAACAGAAGCATGTCGACGCCGGCGCCTTCATGTCGCCACTGCTGCTGACCTGGGACGACGTGAACAACGAGGCGGTACACAGCCTCGAGGCCTTCGGCCCGGTCAGTTCCGTAATCGGCTACACCGACCTTGACGACGCCATCCGCTTGGCGGCCATGGGCTCCGGCTCGCTGGTCGCCACGGTTTGCACCAACGACCCGGAGACCGCCCGCACGCTCAGCGTCGGCATCGCCTCGCACCACGGCCGCGTGCACATGCTCAACCGCGAAACCGCCCGCTCCTCGACCGGCCACGGATCCCCGGTTCCGCACCTGGTCCACGGTGGCCCGGGCCGCGCAGGCGGCGGTGAGGAACTCGGCGGCATCCGTTCGGTCAAGCACCACATGCAGCGCACCGCCATCCAGGGTTCGCCGAACATGCTCACCGCGGTCACCGGCATCTGGCACACCGGCGCCGACCGCGTGATCGCCGGTGCCGAGGAATTCGGTGCCGTCGAGGGCGCCATCCACCCGTTCCGCAAGTCGCTGGCCGAGCTTCGCATCGGTGATGCATTTGCCTCGCCGCTGCGCGAGGTGACGCTGGAGGAGATCACCGCATTCGCCAAGGAAACCGGCGACACCTTCTACGCCCACACCGATGCGGCCGCGGCGGAGGCGAACCCGTTCTTCCCGGGCATCGTCGCGCACGGCTACCTGCTCGTGTCCTGGGCCGCCGGACTCTTCGTCCAGCCCGCACCTGGCCCCGTGCTGGCCAACTACGGCCTGGAGAACCTGCGCTTCATCACCCCGGTTCCGGCCGGCGACTCGATCCGCGTCACCCTGACCGCCAAGAAGATCACCCCGCGCGTCACCGACGAATACGGAGAGGTCGCCTGGGACGCGGTCATCAACAACCAGGCCGGCGAGATCGTGGCAACCTACGACGTGCTGACCCTGGTTGAAAAGGAAAACACCACCTACGCAAACTGGGCCTGA
- a CDS encoding PaaI family thioesterase, producing MSEQRPTAPAPETSKDGVWQIALGELDEKMGVKIIEESVEKVVATMPVEGNRQSFGLLHGGASLAVGEAVGSWAAVKHASTMGKSAVGVDVSATHHKGAREGIITITATPISLGRRMASHQVVIENEAGQRLCTMRITNLIIDVKK from the coding sequence ATGAGCGAACAGCGCCCGACAGCCCCGGCCCCGGAAACCTCAAAGGACGGCGTCTGGCAGATCGCCCTGGGCGAGCTCGACGAAAAGATGGGCGTCAAGATCATCGAGGAATCGGTGGAAAAGGTAGTCGCGACGATGCCGGTGGAGGGAAACCGGCAGTCCTTCGGCCTGCTGCACGGCGGTGCCTCGTTGGCCGTCGGAGAGGCCGTTGGCTCTTGGGCCGCGGTCAAGCATGCCTCGACCATGGGCAAGTCCGCGGTGGGCGTCGACGTTTCGGCCACCCACCACAAGGGTGCCCGCGAAGGAATCATCACCATCACCGCGACCCCGATCAGCCTGGGCCGCCGCATGGCCAGCCACCAGGTTGTCATCGAAAACGAGGCCGGGCAGCGCCTGTGCACCATGCGCATCACCAACCTGATCATCGACGTGAAGAAGTAG
- a CDS encoding class I SAM-dependent DNA methyltransferase, with translation MEMIDWKAETQAAYDLVAPGYERLLRTELDANPFDRALLGLFAELVGTDGSPVADLGCGTGRIARYLSERGLDVRGMDLSPKMIEIARRENPGLSFDVGSLEDLDMADESCAGVLAWYSIIHAPMEVLPQIFAEMHRVLRPGGFALLAFQSGNESVKVSRAYGHEVSFTAHRLDPEYIASLLEAAGFARHSSTVRQPGPMESTPQAYLMMRKEAQQHADD, from the coding sequence ATGGAAATGATCGACTGGAAGGCCGAGACGCAAGCGGCGTATGACCTCGTCGCCCCTGGCTATGAGCGATTGCTGCGCACCGAACTGGACGCCAATCCGTTCGACCGCGCCCTGCTCGGGCTGTTTGCCGAGCTCGTTGGCACTGATGGGTCTCCCGTTGCCGACCTCGGCTGTGGCACCGGGCGAATTGCGCGCTACCTGAGCGAGCGCGGGCTGGATGTCCGCGGCATGGACCTGTCACCGAAAATGATCGAAATCGCACGCCGGGAAAACCCGGGGCTCAGCTTCGATGTCGGTTCCCTGGAAGACCTCGACATGGCCGACGAATCGTGCGCGGGGGTGCTGGCCTGGTACTCGATCATCCATGCGCCGATGGAGGTGCTGCCGCAGATATTTGCCGAAATGCATCGGGTGCTGAGGCCCGGGGGATTTGCGCTGCTGGCATTCCAGTCCGGGAACGAGAGCGTGAAGGTCTCGCGCGCGTACGGCCACGAAGTTTCGTTCACCGCTCATCGGTTGGATCCCGAGTACATCGCCTCGCTGCTGGAAGCTGCCGGATTTGCCAGACACTCGAGTACGGTTCGCCAGCCAGGGCCCATGGAATCAACCCCGCAGGCCTATCTGATGATGCGCAAAGAAGCGCAACAGCACGCAGACGACTAA
- a CDS encoding helix-turn-helix domain-containing protein, with amino-acid sequence MQCHLGALLDKRSMTLAELSELVNISVVNLSVLKNNHAKAMRFSTLQAICKALDCEVGELLSYVPRG; translated from the coding sequence ATTCAGTGTCATCTGGGTGCACTGCTCGACAAGCGATCCATGACCTTGGCGGAGCTGAGCGAGTTGGTGAACATCAGCGTGGTGAACCTTTCCGTGTTGAAGAACAATCATGCCAAGGCCATGCGGTTCTCAACCCTTCAGGCGATTTGCAAGGCGCTGGACTGCGAGGTCGGAGAGCTACTCAGCTATGTTCCACGCGGCTAG
- a CDS encoding serine protein kinase RIO gives MKNYSETSFLESFESSISRSRAAQADRSDNWNVLDDQLTDNQRWSTWPSVEKLMRGPKPYPEFVIEDAAAIDTELGVLKTGKEADVFLIERATDSQSALLAAKRYRSPDQRMFHRSSTYTEGRSVRRSRDARALKNGSNYGRLVEASRWANSEWQYLLLCYEAGAPVPYPVQIMGTEILMEFIEDPESAGGAAPRLQQVHPGPERLQGYWDQLVNAMKVFASLGFAHGDLSPYNVLAAGDRLVVIDLPQFVDLSGNEQGIELLQRDCRNMCNWFVARGLAVDSEELLAELIAAAW, from the coding sequence ATGAAGAATTACTCTGAAACCAGCTTTCTGGAATCTTTTGAATCATCGATCTCCCGCTCACGTGCGGCACAAGCCGACCGAAGCGACAACTGGAACGTCCTTGACGATCAGCTGACAGACAACCAACGGTGGTCAACCTGGCCATCCGTTGAGAAGCTCATGCGCGGTCCCAAGCCATACCCGGAGTTCGTCATAGAAGACGCCGCGGCCATTGATACCGAGCTCGGCGTCCTCAAGACCGGCAAAGAGGCCGACGTGTTCCTCATTGAACGCGCCACCGATTCCCAAAGCGCACTTCTGGCAGCCAAGCGCTACAGGTCTCCGGACCAACGAATGTTCCATCGATCCTCCACCTACACGGAGGGGCGCAGCGTTCGGCGCTCACGCGATGCCCGTGCGCTGAAAAACGGCAGCAATTACGGAAGACTCGTCGAGGCCTCCCGTTGGGCGAACTCGGAATGGCAGTACCTTCTGCTGTGCTACGAAGCCGGGGCACCCGTGCCCTATCCGGTCCAGATCATGGGCACTGAAATCCTCATGGAGTTCATCGAGGACCCCGAATCGGCCGGGGGCGCAGCCCCGCGGCTGCAACAGGTCCACCCCGGTCCCGAACGCCTGCAGGGCTATTGGGACCAGCTCGTGAATGCCATGAAGGTCTTTGCCTCGTTGGGATTCGCCCACGGCGACCTGTCGCCATACAACGTGCTCGCGGCCGGCGACCGCCTGGTCGTCATCGACCTTCCGCAATTCGTGGACTTGTCGGGCAACGAGCAAGGAATCGAGCTGCTTCAACGTGACTGCCGGAACATGTGCAACTGGTTTGTTGCGCGCGGATTGGCAGTCGACAGCGAGGAACTTCTCGCCGAACTCATCGCCGCTGCCTGGTAG
- a CDS encoding ATP-binding cassette domain-containing protein has protein sequence MQNVNPVVLDRLSFSWPSGGTVFDGLSTTFSRGTTGLIGPNGSGKSTLLRLIAGELKPTAGSILASSQPSYLAQNVVLHTGKTVAELMGIEKTLAALGRVLEATSADLEHDMEIIGDAWDLPERSAAILQGYLNTTVDPEFLGRDIATLSGGETMAVALAGVELRGSGIMLLDEPTNNLDRSARHRLYGVLERSPGTVLVTTHDQTLLRLVDSLAELRPVNVRALRAEKMDLVRFGDWQSREESMGHDRESAQRRLSDARRKLATEKRQRREAETKIARRSKQGQKAAGSMPKILANTLKNKAEQTAAKSRGIMKDSEASAAAEFNAARDSLPVEFRIGIDLPETRVPAGRTVVEIPVAEIGRGTLLEFGEQCADDGVVHVRGPERIALTGGNGVGKSTLLGQLAARAGVPVGFLRQRLDAGDADGWVGLNEDLSMLENLRGAAPSVPPEALREQLAAFHFRGSRVDEPVSRLSGGERFRVALAQILLASPAPQLLLLDEPTNSLDMPTVEQLLSALESFGGAMIVASHDEDFLAALATDREWEMLRAATLPGGQRSAGQAL, from the coding sequence ATGCAAAACGTTAATCCCGTCGTCTTGGACCGCCTCAGCTTTTCCTGGCCCTCAGGGGGCACGGTCTTCGATGGCCTTTCCACCACCTTTTCCCGGGGGACCACCGGGCTCATCGGCCCCAACGGCTCCGGCAAATCAACGCTCTTGCGTTTGATCGCCGGCGAACTGAAGCCGACGGCAGGAAGCATCCTTGCCTCGTCGCAACCGAGCTACCTGGCCCAAAACGTCGTGCTCCATACGGGCAAGACGGTCGCCGAACTCATGGGCATCGAGAAAACTCTGGCCGCATTGGGTAGGGTGCTTGAGGCAACGTCTGCCGATCTCGAACACGACATGGAGATCATTGGCGACGCCTGGGACCTGCCCGAACGCAGCGCCGCAATCCTGCAGGGCTACCTGAACACCACCGTCGATCCAGAGTTCCTGGGGCGTGACATTGCCACGCTGTCGGGCGGCGAAACCATGGCGGTTGCGCTCGCCGGGGTCGAGCTGCGCGGCAGCGGAATCATGCTGTTGGACGAGCCGACCAACAACCTGGACAGGTCCGCGCGGCACCGCCTCTACGGAGTGTTGGAACGCTCTCCCGGGACGGTGCTGGTGACAACGCACGACCAGACCCTGCTGCGCCTGGTCGATTCGTTGGCCGAGCTGCGCCCGGTCAACGTGCGCGCGCTCAGGGCCGAGAAAATGGATCTGGTTCGATTCGGGGATTGGCAGTCACGTGAGGAGAGCATGGGCCACGATCGCGAGAGCGCCCAACGGAGACTCAGTGATGCCCGTCGCAAACTGGCCACCGAAAAGCGCCAACGGCGTGAGGCCGAGACAAAAATCGCCAGGCGCTCCAAGCAAGGGCAGAAGGCCGCCGGGTCGATGCCGAAGATCTTGGCAAACACGCTCAAGAACAAGGCCGAACAGACCGCTGCCAAGAGCAGAGGAATCATGAAGGACAGCGAAGCTTCCGCCGCCGCGGAGTTCAATGCGGCAAGGGACTCCCTTCCCGTGGAGTTCCGCATTGGCATCGACCTGCCCGAAACCCGGGTCCCTGCCGGCCGCACGGTCGTGGAAATTCCCGTCGCCGAGATCGGCCGCGGGACGCTTCTTGAGTTCGGTGAGCAATGTGCCGACGACGGGGTGGTTCATGTCCGCGGTCCCGAACGCATCGCACTGACAGGCGGAAACGGGGTCGGGAAATCCACGCTGCTCGGCCAGCTGGCGGCTAGGGCCGGGGTGCCGGTGGGCTTCCTGCGGCAGCGTCTGGACGCCGGAGACGCCGATGGCTGGGTGGGTCTCAATGAGGATCTGAGCATGCTGGAGAATCTGCGCGGTGCGGCTCCCAGTGTGCCGCCGGAAGCGTTGCGCGAGCAACTGGCGGCGTTTCATTTCCGCGGAAGCAGGGTGGACGAGCCGGTGTCCCGGCTTTCCGGCGGTGAAAGGTTCCGGGTGGCGTTGGCCCAAATACTGTTGGCGAGCCCCGCACCGCAGCTCCTCTTGCTTGATGAACCAACCAACAGCCTGGACATGCCCACCGTGGAGCAGCTGCTCTCGGCGCTCGAGTCATTTGGCGGTGCCATGATTGTGGCCAGCCACGACGAGGATTTCCTCGCGGCGCTGGCCACCGATCGTGAATGGGAGATGCTGCGGGCCGCTACATTGCCGGGCGGGCAACGTTCCGCCGGGCAGGCACTCTGA
- a CDS encoding NAD-dependent epimerase/dehydratase family protein: MTKILILGGTAWLGRTLCEQALARGHEVHALARGSHEFAAGVQPIIADRTLPGAYEAARAIRWDLVIELTRDPGQARGAVEALADTAAHWVNVSSCSVYADQSIPGADEDAAVLEPLPPETPADDYDYGRAKSYGEHVTMEARGGRALVVRSGLIGGPGDPSGRSTYWPLRFSEERRPVLVPGDPGNTLSVQIIDVRDLAAFILDAGLAGRHGHVNAVGEQTTLAEALHMAQAAGGGELHPRTGVEATPSVVHYDLTKLEADNVNVWAGPKSLPLVLPPGPEHAGFTRRSDARSLAMGLRRRALLEIFTDIVRATPAGDVATLKSGLSPDEEAALIAASSG, translated from the coding sequence ATGACGAAGATCCTCATACTCGGCGGCACCGCTTGGCTTGGACGGACACTGTGCGAACAGGCGCTGGCGCGCGGCCACGAAGTCCATGCGTTGGCCCGAGGCAGCCACGAATTCGCGGCCGGTGTCCAGCCCATCATCGCCGACCGAACGCTTCCCGGCGCATACGAAGCGGCCCGCGCCATCCGCTGGGACCTGGTCATCGAGCTGACCCGCGATCCTGGGCAGGCCCGCGGCGCCGTGGAGGCGTTGGCCGACACCGCCGCGCATTGGGTCAATGTGTCCTCCTGCTCGGTGTATGCCGACCAATCCATACCCGGCGCGGATGAGGACGCAGCAGTGCTCGAACCGCTGCCTCCCGAAACCCCTGCAGACGACTACGACTACGGCCGCGCCAAATCCTATGGCGAGCACGTCACCATGGAAGCCCGCGGTGGCCGGGCCTTGGTGGTCCGGTCTGGCCTGATCGGGGGTCCCGGGGATCCGAGCGGGCGCAGCACCTATTGGCCGCTGCGGTTTTCCGAGGAGCGGCGCCCGGTGCTGGTGCCGGGCGATCCGGGGAACACGCTCAGCGTGCAGATCATCGATGTCCGGGACCTTGCCGCGTTCATCCTCGACGCGGGCCTTGCCGGCCGGCACGGACACGTCAACGCGGTGGGCGAGCAAACGACCCTGGCCGAAGCACTGCACATGGCCCAAGCTGCGGGTGGGGGAGAACTGCATCCCCGGACCGGAGTTGAAGCAACACCTTCCGTTGTTCACTACGACCTCACCAAGCTTGAAGCGGACAACGTCAATGTTTGGGCGGGGCCGAAGTCGCTTCCGTTGGTGCTTCCGCCCGGCCCGGAGCACGCGGGTTTCACACGGCGGTCCGACGCCCGTTCCCTGGCCATGGGGCTGCGCCGCCGGGCACTGCTGGAAATCTTCACTGACATCGTCCGTGCCACGCCTGCCGGTGACGTGGCAACGCTGAAATCGGGACTCAGCCCTGACGAGGAGGCCGCGCTGATCGCCGCTTCCTCCGGATGA
- a CDS encoding GNAT family N-acetyltransferase, which yields MTLIEPATLRGSLVTLEPLTPEHHDELVDAVRDGEVWNLWYTVVPHPEQMRAEIECRLAEQAAGSMLPFVSRRNSDGLVLGMTTYMAIDASLPRVEIGSTWNRASASGTGTNADAKLLLLTHAFEVLGCPAVEFRTHWMNAQSRAAIERLGAKLDGVLRSHTRMANGSLRDTCVYSIIASEWQQVRSGLEHRLAKHARGTGTVG from the coding sequence ATGACGTTGATTGAGCCGGCCACCCTGCGGGGGAGCCTTGTCACCCTTGAGCCGCTGACCCCTGAACACCATGACGAATTGGTCGACGCGGTTCGAGACGGCGAGGTGTGGAACCTTTGGTACACGGTGGTGCCTCATCCGGAGCAGATGCGGGCGGAAATCGAATGCAGGCTGGCGGAGCAAGCGGCGGGTTCCATGCTGCCGTTCGTGAGCCGCCGCAATTCCGATGGACTGGTGCTGGGCATGACCACCTACATGGCCATCGATGCCTCCCTGCCGCGCGTTGAGATCGGCTCCACCTGGAACCGGGCTTCTGCAAGCGGCACGGGAACCAATGCGGATGCAAAGCTCCTGCTGCTGACCCACGCCTTTGAGGTGCTCGGATGCCCGGCCGTTGAATTCCGCACGCACTGGATGAACGCGCAATCACGGGCCGCCATCGAGCGCCTGGGTGCGAAGCTGGACGGGGTGCTGCGCTCGCACACGCGCATGGCCAACGGGTCGCTGCGCGATACATGTGTCTACTCGATCATTGCCTCGGAGTGGCAGCAGGTGCGCTCGGGGCTCGAACACCGGCTGGCCAAGCATGCGCGTGGCACCGGCACTGTTGGCTAA
- a CDS encoding tyrosine-protein phosphatase has protein sequence MLDSSGQPHWEGAVNARHVLGRIYRMGRSEWLTTAGWEQAYADGVRTVIDLRNPTERNRRPTDPTIDEAVRAGIAIINAPTEEPGHPEFEQVAVPYMNHPRLYPANVEYFPDRIAEIFRRIAAAEGGIVLHCSAGRDRTGLVVSMLLQLAGRQDLLESQYEAALRGINEWHRVSPVKHPYESHIEEQKLAEHLAERVAALDEFVGSLDVEAFLLAHGLTQAEIDSIIGKLTQPLPPDFPPGTRVSSKKRDGTRP, from the coding sequence TTGTTGGATTCCAGCGGGCAGCCGCATTGGGAGGGGGCCGTCAACGCACGCCACGTGCTGGGCCGGATCTATCGGATGGGGCGCAGTGAATGGCTGACCACCGCGGGGTGGGAACAGGCCTACGCCGACGGCGTGCGCACGGTCATCGACCTGCGCAACCCCACCGAACGGAACCGCCGCCCCACCGACCCCACGATCGATGAGGCGGTGCGGGCGGGGATCGCCATCATCAATGCACCGACCGAGGAACCGGGCCACCCGGAGTTTGAACAGGTCGCCGTCCCGTACATGAACCACCCGCGGCTGTACCCGGCGAACGTTGAGTACTTCCCGGACAGGATCGCCGAGATCTTCCGCCGGATAGCCGCCGCGGAGGGCGGCATCGTTTTGCACTGCTCGGCGGGCCGGGACCGCACCGGACTGGTGGTCTCGATGCTGCTGCAGCTGGCGGGGCGGCAGGACCTGCTGGAATCCCAGTACGAGGCGGCCTTGCGGGGCATCAACGAATGGCACAGGGTCAGCCCGGTCAAGCACCCCTACGAATCGCACATCGAAGAGCAGAAGCTCGCGGAGCACCTTGCCGAACGCGTCGCGGCGTTGGATGAATTCGTGGGTTCACTGGACGTCGAAGCGTTCCTGCTGGCGCACGGGCTGACCCAAGCGGAGATCGACTCCATCATCGGGAAGCTGACCCAGCCCCTGCCTCCGGATTTCCCGCCCGGCACCAGGGTGTCGTCGAAAAAACGCGACGGCACCAGGCCTTAG